Proteins from a single region of Thermoanaerobaculia bacterium:
- the pth2 gene encoding aminoacyl-tRNA hydrolase yields MKQVIVVDESLRLPRGKLAAQAAHAAVAAFLQAPAAARSAWLAEGMPKVVLGCATEAELLEIHERALGAALPAELIRDAGRTVVPEGTPTCLGIGPAEDSAVDSITGTLKLAR; encoded by the coding sequence GTGAAGCAGGTGATCGTGGTGGACGAATCACTCCGGCTGCCCCGCGGAAAGCTCGCCGCCCAGGCCGCGCACGCCGCCGTCGCGGCCTTTCTCCAGGCTCCCGCGGCGGCGCGGAGCGCCTGGCTCGCCGAAGGAATGCCGAAGGTCGTCCTCGGCTGCGCGACGGAAGCCGAGCTCCTCGAGATCCACGAAAGGGCCCTCGGCGCCGCCCTCCCGGCCGAACTGATTCGCGATGCCGGGCGGACGGTCGTGCCCGAGGGCACCCCGACGTGCCTCGGCATCGGGCCCGCGGAGGACTCGGCCGTGGATTCGATCACCGGGACCTTGAAACTCGCCCGCTGA